In Parafrankia irregularis, a single genomic region encodes these proteins:
- a CDS encoding sensor domain-containing phosphodiesterase, whose product MPEPSAAVVDLLGLLQRRTGMDLAWLGRFDGQLLVLQTMSGNPRPFGLSPGCSVRYEEVLFGQVRNASFPPLIPDTRRDPRTESSASVRELGVGAYAAMPVLDASGRLYGLLGCLNRHPRPSLGERDGRLLWLLAEFLTGYVSDLREMWEARSRTWSRIQNMIDEGDFTIAYQPIVDLRTGRPVALEALTRLENSPGPGPLFTDAADVGLGPELELAAIRRALTALPELPGGVRLAVNASPSTLLNGLVGVLLESGAPERLAVEITENEYLADDHDLLASIRTLRDHDIRIVVDDMGTCFAGLQLVLRLRPDVIKIDRFIVRGMPTDPAHQAVAAGVTTIAQAIGSRVVAEGIETTAELAAARDASLDYGQGFLLATPTPNLRTACAPTTPRPSTAMHRPPPH is encoded by the coding sequence GTGCCCGAGCCGAGCGCGGCCGTCGTCGATCTACTCGGCCTGCTGCAGCGACGAACCGGCATGGACCTGGCCTGGCTCGGCCGGTTCGACGGGCAGTTGCTGGTCCTGCAGACGATGAGCGGGAACCCGCGCCCCTTCGGCCTGTCACCCGGCTGCAGTGTGCGGTACGAGGAGGTGCTGTTCGGGCAGGTCCGGAACGCGTCGTTTCCTCCGCTGATCCCGGACACCCGCCGCGACCCCCGCACCGAGTCGTCGGCCTCGGTCCGCGAGCTGGGTGTCGGTGCCTACGCAGCGATGCCGGTCCTCGACGCATCCGGCCGGCTCTACGGCCTGCTCGGCTGCCTGAACCGACACCCCCGGCCGTCACTCGGCGAGCGGGACGGCCGCCTGCTGTGGCTGCTGGCGGAGTTCCTGACGGGATACGTCAGCGACCTGCGCGAGATGTGGGAGGCCCGCAGTCGTACCTGGAGCCGAATCCAGAACATGATCGACGAAGGCGATTTCACCATCGCCTACCAGCCCATCGTGGACCTGAGGACCGGGCGGCCCGTCGCGCTCGAAGCGCTGACCCGGCTCGAGAACTCCCCCGGCCCCGGACCCCTGTTCACCGACGCCGCGGACGTCGGCCTCGGCCCGGAACTGGAACTCGCCGCGATCCGCAGAGCACTGACCGCCCTACCGGAGCTGCCGGGCGGTGTCCGCCTCGCGGTGAACGCCTCCCCCTCGACCCTTCTCAACGGACTGGTCGGCGTCCTGCTCGAGTCCGGGGCACCGGAACGACTCGCCGTCGAGATCACCGAGAACGAGTACCTCGCCGACGACCATGATCTGCTTGCCTCGATCAGGACCCTGCGCGACCACGACATCCGCATCGTCGTCGACGACATGGGAACCTGCTTCGCCGGGCTTCAACTCGTGCTGCGCCTGCGCCCCGACGTGATCAAAATCGACCGCTTCATCGTCCGAGGGATGCCCACGGATCCCGCCCACCAGGCCGTCGCCGCGGGCGTCACCACCATCGCGCAGGCAATTGGATCCCGCGTCGTCGCAGAAGGCATCGAGACCACAGCCGAACTCGCCGCGGCCCGCGACGCCTCCCTCGACTACGGGCAGGGATTCCTCCTCGCAACCCCCACCCCGAACCTCCGCACCGCCTGCGCCCCGACCACCCCGCGCCCCAGCACCGCCATGCACCGGCCACCACCTCACTGA